Proteins from a genomic interval of Rhizobium etli CFN 42:
- a CDS encoding ABC transporter ATP-binding protein: MTGQMLELRNISKSFDGMKVLGGISLTVANGEFVSIVGPSGSGKSTVLRLLTQALRPDSGAMLFNGAALEQTPHSFAFMPQRDALMPWRRIIDNAALGLEVKGMSRRAARAAVAPLFERFGLAGFEHHYPASLSGGMRQRAALLRTVIQKQDMLLLDEPFGALDALTRTQIQEWLQGMWTEHRWTALLITHDVREAVFLSDRIYVLSARPARVIREFRVPLPRPRSIADVGSPAAQAIETEILQTLLHPLEQDDIRPVGPKSESCSNLKS, translated from the coding sequence ATGACCGGTCAGATGCTTGAGCTGCGCAACATCTCGAAATCCTTCGACGGCATGAAGGTTCTGGGCGGCATTTCACTCACCGTCGCAAACGGCGAGTTCGTCTCGATCGTCGGCCCATCCGGCTCCGGAAAATCGACCGTGCTGAGACTGCTGACACAGGCGCTGCGGCCTGATTCCGGCGCCATGCTTTTCAACGGTGCAGCGCTGGAACAGACGCCGCATTCCTTTGCCTTCATGCCGCAACGCGATGCGCTGATGCCCTGGCGCCGGATCATCGATAATGCCGCGCTCGGCCTGGAAGTGAAGGGCATGAGTCGTCGGGCGGCCCGCGCCGCTGTCGCGCCCCTCTTCGAGCGGTTCGGCCTTGCCGGCTTCGAGCATCACTACCCCGCCTCTCTTTCCGGCGGCATGCGCCAGCGTGCTGCACTGCTGCGCACCGTCATCCAGAAGCAGGACATGCTGCTGCTCGACGAGCCTTTCGGCGCGCTCGATGCGCTGACCCGCACACAGATCCAGGAGTGGCTGCAAGGCATGTGGACCGAACATCGCTGGACGGCGCTGCTAATCACGCACGATGTCCGCGAGGCCGTTTTCCTCTCCGATCGGATTTACGTGCTGTCTGCCCGCCCGGCCCGCGTCATCCGCGAATTCCGTGTCCCCCTGCCCCGCCCGAGAAGCATCGCCGATGTCGGCTCACCCGCGGCTCAGGCAATCGAGACTGAAATCCTGCAAACCCTGCTGCATCCGCTAGAACAGGATGATATTAGGCCAGTCGGCCCAAAATCCGAATCCTGTTCCAATCTAAAGAGTTAG
- a CDS encoding ABC transporter permease yields MTSPRPSDSRLATLYLAVYRAMPALLAGLAFLAAWELYVDLSGIKPSILPAPSRILVQGWLNREGLMSNTWPTLGATLGGFALSLAFAFASSILMDFMPFMRRALLPIFIASQTLPLVAIAPLVVLWFGFGLLPKILLVALVTFFPLLVALLQGYEATDRDIAELLNSMKASRWRIFRLARFPSSLPYFFAGLRISITYAVVGAIFAEYAGAASGLGIYILNAKNNFRPDLVLAAVIVSALLTLCLFALTLVIQRFVMPWQPSQERRR; encoded by the coding sequence ATGACATCCCCACGACCATCGGATTCGCGCCTTGCGACGCTCTATCTCGCCGTATACCGGGCAATGCCCGCCCTGCTCGCAGGCCTTGCCTTCCTGGCGGCATGGGAACTCTATGTCGATCTTTCCGGCATCAAACCGTCCATTCTGCCGGCGCCTTCGCGCATCCTTGTCCAGGGCTGGCTGAACCGAGAGGGGCTGATGTCAAACACCTGGCCGACGCTCGGCGCGACACTCGGCGGTTTCGCTCTCTCGCTCGCCTTCGCCTTCGCCTCTTCGATCCTGATGGATTTCATGCCGTTCATGCGCCGGGCACTGCTGCCGATCTTCATTGCCAGTCAGACCCTGCCGCTAGTGGCGATCGCACCCCTCGTCGTTCTCTGGTTCGGTTTCGGCCTTTTGCCGAAGATATTGCTGGTGGCCCTCGTCACCTTCTTCCCGCTGCTCGTCGCCCTGCTTCAGGGCTATGAGGCGACCGATCGCGACATTGCCGAGCTCTTGAATTCGATGAAAGCGAGCCGCTGGCGCATTTTCCGCCTGGCGCGGTTTCCCTCGTCGCTGCCCTATTTCTTCGCCGGCCTCCGAATCTCGATCACCTATGCCGTCGTCGGCGCAATCTTTGCCGAATATGCCGGCGCTGCAAGCGGCCTCGGCATTTATATCCTCAACGCCAAGAACAATTTCCGTCCCGATCTCGTGCTCGCCGCCGTGATCGTCAGCGCTCTCTTGACGCTCTGCCTCTTCGCGCTGACGCTGGTTATCCAGCGTTTCGTCATGCCCTGGCAGCCATCCCAGGAGCGGCGCCGATGA